CCTGTAGCCCCGAAACCATCCTGGGTGGTTGAACCTGGCTGGCAAACTGTCATCCACTCGGTAATAATCGCTGGTTCTCTGCGACGGGCCCTGCTCCGTCTCCTTCTTACAGGCGGGCTCTGCTTCCAGCAGACGCCCCTGGGACATGTTGTGCTGAGGCCTAAACGCGGATCCGGCTGGACAAAGAAGCGGGGAAGCGCCGGGTACTACAGCAGCTCCCGGTCCTTGTGTCACCTGTTGCTGGGAGACGGGCTGTCCCTTGGCAACAAAAGTGGCAACACTTCTTAAAGGAACA
The window above is part of the Alligator mississippiensis isolate rAllMis1 chromosome 12, rAllMis1, whole genome shotgun sequence genome. Proteins encoded here:
- the PIERCE1 gene encoding piercer of microtubule wall 1 protein isoform X2, which codes for MSQGRLLEAEPACKKETEQGPSQRTSDYYRVDDSLPARFNHPGWFRGYRTKEPNPLYRTTNQTYGSRAPTVHEMPELGFSFLTT